One window of the Terriglobia bacterium genome contains the following:
- a CDS encoding Fe-S-containing protein yields MLEALVVTLREGVEAALIVGITLAYIAKIGRPDLRKAVYAALGAAAVGSIAAAIVLSRLNLNQDIFEGWVMLVAAVFVVTMIIFMMRTGRKLKGEIEGKVSELAARSSRLGLFAFVFLMVLREGVETVLILSAVNLNSTELMSFLGTLLGVALAVLFGVTFVKGSVRVNLQKFFRITTVILIFVAFQLTISGLHELSENGVLPSSKREMALIGPIVRNDLFFFITILALAGMMVLFEYRRRQGAVPATGSPAERRKVEWTARRERRWAAAVYASSFLFIMLITAQFIYAKSASALSPATEVSITQGAARIPLAQVNDGELHRYVAQVNGSEVRFWLMRKPDGTIGTVLDACEICGPAGFYKSGNTIICKNCAAPINPQSVGQAGGCNPIPLKATTTSDTVIIAEADLAASAKYFQH; encoded by the coding sequence ATGCTTGAAGCTCTGGTCGTCACCTTGCGCGAGGGGGTCGAGGCCGCGCTCATCGTCGGCATCACCCTCGCCTATATCGCCAAGATCGGTCGTCCCGACCTGCGCAAGGCCGTGTACGCCGCCCTCGGCGCAGCCGCCGTGGGGAGCATCGCGGCCGCGATCGTACTCTCGCGCCTGAACCTGAACCAGGACATTTTCGAAGGCTGGGTGATGCTGGTGGCGGCGGTGTTCGTTGTCACCATGATCATTTTCATGATGCGCACCGGGCGCAAGCTGAAGGGCGAGATCGAGGGCAAAGTCAGCGAACTGGCGGCCAGGAGCTCGCGCCTCGGGCTGTTCGCCTTCGTTTTCCTGATGGTGCTGCGCGAGGGGGTGGAGACGGTGCTGATTTTGTCCGCCGTCAACCTCAACAGCACCGAGCTGATGAGCTTTCTGGGAACGCTGCTGGGGGTCGCGCTGGCGGTGCTATTCGGGGTGACGTTCGTCAAGGGAAGTGTGCGGGTCAACCTGCAGAAATTTTTCCGCATTACGACTGTCATTCTGATCTTCGTCGCCTTCCAGCTCACAATTTCGGGGCTACATGAGCTGTCGGAAAACGGCGTGCTTCCCTCCAGCAAGCGCGAGATGGCGCTGATCGGGCCGATCGTGCGCAACGACCTGTTCTTCTTTATTACGATCCTGGCACTGGCCGGGATGATGGTGCTGTTCGAATACCGGCGGCGGCAGGGGGCGGTCCCGGCGACCGGATCCCCCGCCGAGCGGCGCAAGGTGGAGTGGACCGCCAGGCGCGAGCGCCGCTGGGCGGCAGCGGTCTATGCCAGTTCGTTCCTGTTCATCATGCTGATCACGGCGCAATTCATCTACGCCAAGAGCGCCAGCGCGCTGTCGCCCGCCACCGAAGTCAGCATCACGCAGGGGGCGGCGCGGATCCCGCTGGCGCAGGTCAACGATGGCGAGCTGCATCGCTACGTCGCGCAGGTGAACGGCAGCGAAGTTCGCTTCTGGCTGATGCGCAAGCCCGACGGCACGATCGGAACCGTGCTCGATGCCTGCGAGATCTGCGGGCCGGCGGGCTTTTACAAGAGCGGCAACACGATTATCTGCAAGAACTGTGCCGCTCCCATCAACCCGCAATCGGTGGGCCAAGCGGGCGGCTGCAATCCCATCCCGCTGAAGGCCACCACAACCAGCGACACGGTGATCATCGCCGAGGCGGACCTGGCCGCCAGCGCCAAGTATTTCCAGCACTGA